The Punica granatum isolate Tunisia-2019 chromosome 4, ASM765513v2, whole genome shotgun sequence genome has a window encoding:
- the LOC116204773 gene encoding uncharacterized protein LOC116204773, which yields MAANGSVSGDESAPAAVAPSSPKNKVKFLCSHGGKILPRPADGHLKYVGGETRVVSVPRSISFSELMEKLSALFEGNMILKYQLAAEDLDALVSVTLDEDLKHMFEEYDRHAGEGTPRLRAFLFPSVPTLIETQQVASLDPHALEQRYIDAVNGVVRMNLSLSPGTPKAFGPYSPSRATFSISSACSSPKSPSPDSNPGDTMSQEAASMRSYHGHSALHHMHKVHSSPALHVLGNTPAPCNGHGAGSAPQMQYNHYYSSSHHHHHSHQHPPHFSYHPPRPLQLEPYRGSGAPAGRADIGRSPLNQGVGPYYLPGRNYRTGGFNNYGYADEHGAYSLRRPERADSVPHSPRTAM from the exons ATGGCGGCGAACGGCAGCGTTAGCGGCGACGAGTCGGCCCCCGCAGCGGTGGCCCCGTCCTCCCCCAAGAACAAGGTGAAGTTCCTCTGCAGCCACGGCGGCAAGATCCTCCCCAGGCCCGCTGACGGCCACCTCAAGTACGTCGGCGGCGAGACCCGCGTCGTGTCCGTCCCCCGCAGCATCAGCTTCTCCG AGTTGATGGAGAAGCTGTCTGCCCTGTTTGAAGGGAACATGATTCTCAAGTACCAGCTTGCCGCGGAGGACCTTGACGCGCTCGTGTCCGTTACATTGGACGAGGACCTCAAGCACATGTTCGAGGAGTACGATCGCCACGCAGGCGAGGGGACCCCAAGGCTCCGGGCATTCCTCTTCCCCTCGGTCCCGACATTGATCGAGACCCAGCAGGTTGCGTCCCTGGACCCGCACGCCCTGGAGCAGCGCTACATTGATGCGGTGAATGGGGTTGTTCGGATGAACCTGAGCCTGAGTCCAGGCACTCCCAAAGCTTTCGGGCCTTACAGCCCGAGCCGGGCTACGTTCAGCATCTCGTCCGCGTGCTCCTCCCCGAAGTCGCCTTCCCCAGATAGCAACCCGGGGGATACCATGTCCCAGGAGGCTGCTTCCATGAGAAGCTATCATGGCCATAGCGCGCTGCACCATATGCATAAGGTCCATAGCTCGCCGGCCCTGCACGTGCTCGGTAACACCCCGGCCCCGTGCAATGGCCATGGGGCCGGGAGTGCCCCACAAATGCAATACAACCACTACTATAGCTCGAGCCACCACCATCACCACAGCCACCAGCACCCTCCCCACTTCAGCTACCACCCTCCCAGGCCACTCCAACTCGAGCCTTACCGCGGGAGCGGGGCCCCTGCAGGGAGGGCAGACATCGGCAGGAGCCCCCTAAATCAAGGGGTTGGCCCGTACTATCTGCCCGGCAGAAACTACCGGACGGGTGGATTCAATAACTATGGTTACGCGGACGAGCACGGGGCTTACAGTCTCAGAAGGCCTGAGAGGGCCGACAGCGTCCCCCATAGCCCAAGGACGGCTATGTAG
- the LOC116202917 gene encoding uncharacterized protein LOC116202917, with protein sequence MNEFVPERSRSWSVYAAANSNPSQTGFETEEPWKSFGASINAISFGFVATAILISMFLIMAIFEHLFRPVPSIPSQEGVTTEISLEAGLSHKAVDQDPVPMSYASDFSVVMPGQNYPTYIAQPAPLPCQREGIRWPSHEHSTLAFS encoded by the exons ATGAACGAGTTCGTCCCCGAGAGGTCGAGGTCCTGGAGTGTGTACGCGGCTGCAAACTCTAACCCGTCCCAGACGGGTTTCGAGACGGAAGAACCGTGGAAGAGCTTCGGAGCTTCCATCAATGCAATTTCTTTCGGTTTTGTTGCTACAGCGATATTGATATCGATGTTCCTCATCATGGCCATCTTCGAGCACCTCTTTAGGCCGGTCCCATCTATTCCTTCACAGGAAGGCGTGACGACTGAGATCTCTCTTGAAGCTGGGTTGTCGCATAAGGCCGTGGATCAAGACCCG GTGCCAATGTCCTATGCTTCGGACTTCTCAGTTGTGATGCCGGGGCAGAACTACCCGACGTACATTGCCCAACCCGCCCCTCTCCCCTGCCAAAGAGAAGGGATCCGTTGGCCTTCTCATGAACATAGTACTCTTGCTTTCTCCTAG
- the LOC116203685 gene encoding leucine-rich repeat receptor-like serine/threonine-protein kinase BAM1, producing the protein MILIVLTVLILQGTLQCGSSSLLGDFDALIELKQGFQSAESVLSTWNSSVPGSVCSWTEVRCSRGRVVSVNLADLNLQGSISSAAISRLDHLVELTLSGNNFGGPISVSNLSSLRWLNISNNQFSGSLEWNFSSIRKLKVLDAYNNNFTGPLPLGIASLERLEFLSLGGNYLTGKIPESYGNFSGLKYLSLAGNELHGKIPAELGNLTALREIYLNYYNVFEDGIPRELGNLVNLVHADLSSCGLDGEIPGELGNLRSLNTLYLHINVLSGPIPRELGNLTRLVNLDLSINSLTGEIPFEFANLKRLELLNLFMNRLHGSIPEFVSELPRLERLELWRNNFTGMIPRNLGQNGRLQRLDLSSNKLTGTVPPSLCLSNRLEVLILLENFLFGPIPESLGRCLSLVRVRLGHNYLNGSIPEGFIYLPELNLIELHNNFLSGTLSENYRNISQNPGKLNKLNLSNNLLSGPLPISLSNFSNLQILLLNGNRFSGPIPDSLVTLRAIVKLDLSQNLLSGQIPKEIGKCNHLTYLDMSQNNLTGPIPPEISDVQVLNYFNVSRNHLNQAIPVKISMTKSLTNADFSFNNFSGEIPESGQFLALNASSFVGNPHLCGSILRNPCNVAVLLTDKTENKGPSNLRLIIALAILVFSLAFAAAAIFKAKSFKRKGGNSWKMTSFQKLDFGVLDVLDCLKDGNEIGRGGAGTVYHGKMPNGVEIAVKKLPGLGAKNHHDRGFRAEIQTLGNIRHRNIVRLLAFCSNKDANLLVYEYMKNGSLGEALHGKKEGMFLGWDLRYKIAVEAAKGLCYLHHDCSPLIVHRDVKSNNILLNSSFEAHIADFGLAKFLSGGSGRSECMSAVAGSYGYIAPEYAYTLQVDEKSDVYSFGVVLLELLMGRRPVGDFGEGVDIVQWTKMATGGHREEVTRIMDSRLTLVPKDEAMHMFFIAELCIQENSVERPTMREVVQMLSEFPHHLSNDESSSHSARCSTNTS; encoded by the exons ATGATTCTCATTGTCTTGACAGTGTTGATCTTGCAAGGAACGCTGCAATGTGGTTCGTCTTCCTTGCTCGGAGATTTCGATGCCTTAATAGAGCTGAAGCAAGGTTTCCAGTCTGCTGAATCAGTTTTAAGCACCTGGAACTCGTCGGTCCCTGGTTCCGTCTGCTCATGGACAGAGGTCAGATGCTCAAGGGGACGAGTTGTATCTGTCAACCTCGCCGATTTGAACCTCCAGGGCTCGATAAGTTCTGCTGCAATTTCGAGGCTCGACCATCTGGTGGAGCTCACTCTTTCAGGGAACAACTTTGGGGGCCCGATCTCGGTCTCAAACTTGAGCAGTCTTCGGTGGCTCAACATCTCGAACAACCAGTTCAGTGGAAGCTTGGAGTGGAACTTCTCCAGTATCCGGAAATTGAAAGTACTCGATGCTTATAACAATAACTTCACCGGTCCACTTCCACTAGGAATTGCAAGCTTAGAGAGGCTCGAGTTCTTGAGCCTCGGCGGGAATTACCTTACTGGGAAAATCCCAGAAAGTTACGGCAACTTTTCGGGGTTGAAGTACTTATCTCTCGCTGGGAACGAACTCCACGGAAAAATACCAGCTGAGCTGGGGAACTTGACTGCCCTGCGGGAGATTTACTTGAATTACTACAATGTCTTCGAGGATGGGATTCCTAGAGAGCTTGGCAATCTCGTAAATCTTGTTCATGCGGACCTTTCTTCATGTGGATTGGATGGTGAAATTCCGGGCGAGTTGGGGAATCTGAGGTCACTCAACACGCTATATTTACACATCAATGTCCTCTCCGGTCCAATTCCTCGAGAGCTAGGGAACCTAACGAGATTGGTGAACCTCGACCTCTCCATCAACTCACTCACTGGAGAGATTCCATTTGAGTTTGCAAATCTCAAGCGGCTCGAGCTTCTGAATCTCTTCATGAACAGGCTTCATGGCTCGATTCCTGAGTTTGTTTCTGAACTCCCAAGACTGgagagactcgagctctggagGAACAACTTCACAGGCATGATTCCTAGGAATCTAGGCCAAAATGGGAGGCTTCAACGACTTGATTTGTCCTCCAACAAGCTCACCGGCACAGTCCCGCCCAGCCTGTGTCTTTCCAATCGACTTGAGGTATTGATTCTCCTCGAGAACTTCCTCTTTGGTCCAATTCCAGAAAGCCTCGGTCGGTGCCTTAGCCTTGTCCGGGTAAGGCTAGGACATAATTACCTGAATGGAAGCATTCCTGAGGGCTTCATTTACTTGCCCGAGCTGAACCTGATTGAGCTGCACAACAATTTCCTATCAGGAACATTGTCAGAAAATTATCGAAACATCTCACAGAATCCCGGTAAGTTGAACAAGCTGAACCTGTCTAACAACTTGCTCTCTGGACCATTACCCATTTCACTATCGAACTTCTCTAACCTTCAGATCCTTCTGCTCAATGGGAACAGATTCTCGGGTCCAATCCCGGATTCTTTAGTAACCTTGAGAGCAATTGTAAAGCTCGATCTCAGTCAGAACCTTTTATCGGGTCAGATTCCTAAAGAAATCGGGAAGTGCAACCATCTCACCTACCTTGATATGAGCCAGAACAACCTTACAGGTCCGATCCCACCCGAAATTTCTGATGTTCAGGTATTGAATTACTTCAATGTATCAAGAAACCATCTGAACCAAGCCATCCCCGTGAAAATCAGCATGACAAAGAGCCTTACCAACGCGGACTTCTCCTTCAACAATTTTTCCGGAGAAATCCCCGAATCAGGGCAATTCTTGGCCCTCAATGCATCTTCCTTTGTTGGCAATCCTCATCTTTGTGGTTCCATCCTTAGAAATCCTTGCAATGTCGCCGTACTATTGACAGACAAGACAGAGAACAAGGGGCCGTCAAACTTGAGGCTCATTATAGCGCTTGCCATATTAGTGTTCTCTCTAGCCTTTGCAGCAGCTGCAATTTTCAAGGCCAAGTCGTTCAAGAGGAAGGGCGGTAACTCCTGGAAGATGACCTCATTCCAGAAGCTTGATTTTGGTGTTTTGGATGTCCTCGATTGTTTGAAAGATGGGAACGAGATCGGTAGAGGTGGTGCTGGGACTGTTTACCACGGGAAGATGCCAAACGGGGTTGAGATCGCTGTAAAGAAACTTCCAGGACTTGGTGCCAAAAATCACCATGACCGTGGGTTCCGAGCTGAGATTCAAACGTTAGGAAACATCCGTCACCGGAATATAGTGAGGCTGCTTGCTTTCTGCTCGAACAAGGATGCAAACCTGCTCGTCTACGAGTACATGAAGAATGGAAGCTTAGGAGAGGCATTGCATGGGAAGAAGGAAGGAATGTTCCTAGGATGGGATCTGAGGTACAAGATCGCTGTCGAGGCTGCCAAGGGCCTTTGCTATCTGCATCATGACTGCTCGCCGCTAATCGTGCACCGGGATGTGAAGTCCAACAACATCCTACTGAATTCGAGCTTCGAGGCGCACATTGCTGACTTTGGGCTGGCCAAGTTCCTATCAGGCGGCAGTGGTCGGTCCGAGTGCATGTCAGCAGTTGCTGGATCCTATGGCTACATTGCTCCCG AGTACGCGTACACACTGCAGGTGGATGAGAAGAGCGATGTGTACAGCTTCGGGGTCGTCCTCCTGGAACTCCTGATGGGCCGCCGGCCTGTGGGTGATTTTGGGGAAGGCGTTGACATAGTTCAATGGACGAAGATGGCGACCGGCGGCCACAGAGAGGAGGTGACCCGTATAATGGATTCAAGGCTAACCCTGGTCCCGAAAGATGAGGCGATGCACATGTTCTTCATCGCAGAGCTCTGCATCCAAGAGAACAGCGTCGAGCGCCCGACCATGAGGGAAGTTGTTCAGATGCTGTCGGAGTTCCCTCATCACTTATCAAATGATGAGTCGTCGTCTCATTCGGCCCGCTGCAGTACCAACACAAGCTAG
- the LOC116203686 gene encoding uncharacterized protein LOC116203686, with product MGREIVSAEQDLQQGHNDSTDNSYPEPPLLALNHVSFVCKSVPHSVRFYEEVLGFVLIKRPESFNFEGAWLFNYGIGIHLLEMENVPVKKGKINPKDNHISFQCYDMKRLIRKLEDMNIEYVTAVVEDSGIKVDQLFFHDPDGYMIEICNCENLPVLPISSCPLKLSSTERSPVPSPLYAKRTSDIRCAIEVATVMMENLMLNMMDISI from the exons ATGGGGAGAGAGATTGTGAGCGCCGAGCAGGACTTACAGCAGGGGCACAACGACAGCACCGACAACAGCTACCCCGAGCCCCCTCTTTTGGCCCTCAACCACGTCTCCTTCGTCTGCAAGTCCGTCCCCCACTCTGTCCGCTTCTACGAGGAAGTCCTCGGCTTCGTCCTCATCAAGCGCCCAGAGTCCTTCAACTTCGAGGGTGCCTG GTTGTTCAATTATGGAATTGGGATCCATTTGCTTGAGATGGAAAATGTCCCGGTGAAGAAAGGGAAGATTAACCCGAAGGACAACCACATCTCATTCCAGTGCTACGACATGAAACGGTTGATAAGGAAGCTTGAGGACATGAACATTGAGTACGTGACTGCTGTCGTGGAAGACAGCGGAATCAAGGTTGACCAGCTCTTCTTTCATGACCCGGACGGTTACATGATCGAGATCTGTAACTGCGAGAACTTGCCCGTTCTCCCGATCTCTTCGTGCCCTCTCAAGCTCTCCAGCACTGAGAGGAGCCCGGTTCCTTCCCCTTTATATG caaagaggacctccgacATACGATGCGCCATCGAAGTAGCAACAGTGATGATGGAGAACTTGATGTTGAACATGATGGATATTTCCATCTGA